CGGCAATCAGCTGAAGGCTGCGGGCTTGCTCGGCCTCAATCGCAATACGCTCCGCAAGAAAATTCGCGACTTGGATATCGAGGTCGTTCGCGGCCTCAAGTAGGACCGGCCTCCGGATCGGAGCGAGTCCCAAGGCTCTTGGGGTTTTCCGGACTTCGAAACGCGACCGATAGGGCTGCATAATCCGATGGCCGACATCAATTATCTGTTGCGTTCTCGCAACAGAGTGGCCCAATAGACGCGTCCAAAGGTCAATTCTGGCAAGCGTCAATTCTGGAGGTCGATCCGCCGCCATGACCGTCGAGGCGGACATAAAGGCCGATCAGGCCGCGGACGTGCCGGAGAGCAGCGCTCGGCCCGGCAGGGCGCAGGAAGCTCTCGAGCGTTCAACGGCATCGCGGCTCTGGCGGCGCTTTGCCGCCTGGGCCGGTCGGGCAAAGCTTGAACAGCGGCTGGCGATCCTGCTGCTGATCGCGGCCTTTGCCGTGGGTTTCATCACCTTTGCCGCCATGACGCGGCAAATCGAGGCGCTGGCCGATCCGCGCGACGTTCTGCTGCTGATCAATCTGAATTTGGTACTGCTGCTGGCCTTCGGTGTGCTCATTGCGCGGCGGGTTGCCATCCTCTGGATCGCCGGGCGTCGCAATGTCGCCGGGGCACGGCTGCATGCACGTCTCGTAGGCCTCTTTGCTCTCGTAACGGCCACACCGACGGTGATCGTCGCCGTTTTCTCGGTGTTGCTGTTCGACTACGGACTGCAGGGCTGGTTCAGTGAGAGGGTCAGCACGGCCCTGCGCGAGTCCATGGCCGTGGCGACCTCCTACCTAGAAGAACACGGCCGCGCGATCAACGCCGATGCCGTCGCCATGGCGGCCGAGGTCGACCGGGAACTGGCCACCGTCGGCGCCACGCCCGAGCAGCTCAATCGCTTCGTCGCCAATCAGGCGGGCTTGCGGTCGCTGTCCGAGGCGATGGTTCTGACCCGCGACGGTCAGGTTCTCTCGCGCGCCGGCATCCCGCCCGCACTCGAGTACGAACCGCGTCTTCCGCCCGATTGGGCCATGGATTACGCCGACCGTGGCGAGGCGGTCATCGTTACCACCAAGAATGACGACCGGGTCAGAGCCCTGATGGCATTGGAGCGGCTGCGCGGCGGTTATCTGGTTGTCGAACGGTTCGTCGACCCCAGAGTTCTGGCGCACATGGACCAGTCGGCGACCGCCGTGCAGCTCTATCAACAGCTCGAAGGCGAGCGGAACTGGATGATCGTCACCTTTGCGATGATCTTCCTGGTCGTGGCGTTGCTCCTGCTGATGGCCGCCGTATGGGTCGGCCTCTCCTTCGCCGACCGCTTGAGCGCGCCGATCGGCCGCTTGATCTACGCGGCCGAGCGGGTGGGTCGCGGCGACCTGAGCGCGCGGGTGGACGAGCCGGAGTCCGAGCAGAGCGACGAGGTCGGCGTCCTGGCGAGCAGTTTCAACAGAATGACGTCGCAGCTGGATCGGCAAAGACGTGAGTTGCTGAATGCCAACCGGCAGCTCGAGGAACGCCGGCGCTTCATCGAAGCCGTGCTCTCCGGTGTGTCGTCGGGGGTGATCTCGCTCGACCGGGATGGCCGCGTGATGCTGCCCAACCGGGCGGCGTGCGACCTGCTGCAAGTGGATGCCGAGCAGCTTCGCGGGCGCAAGCTGGCCAATCTCTCCCGCGACGTGCGCGAACTGCTGCTTCGGGCGCGGCGGCGGCCGGGGCGCGTTCACGAAAGCCAGGTGGTGCTGCCGAGGCAGGACGGCGCCCGCACCCTCTTCGTTCGGGTGATGGCCGAGCGCGATGCGGAAGGCATCATCGGCTATGTGGTGACCTTCGACGATGTCAGCGATTTGCTGTCCGCTCAGCGCAAGGCGGCCTGGGCCGACGTGGCGCGGCGCATCGCGCACGAAATCAAGAATCCTCTGACGCCGATTCAGCTCTCGGCCGAGCGCCTGAAGCGCAAATACCTCAAGCAAATCGACGAGGATGCCGAGACCTTCGGTGTTCTTTCGGACACCATCGTGCGCCATGTCGGCGACATCGGCCGCATGGTGGACGAGTTCTCCTCCTTCGCGCGCATGCCGGCGCCGCAGATGCGGGAGACCGATCTACGCGGACTGCTGCGCGAAGCTGTGGTACTGCAGGACAGCGGGAATGCCGAGATCGACTTCGGTCTCGATTTGCCGGATAGACCCATTCTGCGCGCCCTGGACGCGGCCCAGATCAATCGGGCTTTGACCAACATCCTAAAGAACGCTGTGGAGTCCGTGGAGGCACGTGTCGCCGCGGAGCAGGAGGCCGGTGAGACTCCCCAGCCCGGCCGAATCGCCGTGAAGCTTGGCGAGTGCGAGGACGGCTGGAGCGTAACGGTGGTGGACAACGGCCGTGGTTTGCCGCGCGAAAACCGCGAGCGTTTGACGGAGCCCTACGTAACGACTCGCGAGAAAGGCACCGGCCTCGGCCTGGCCATCGTCAAGAAGATCATGGAAGACCACGGCGGCAGCCTGCGGCTTGCCGACAATCCGGAGGGAGGCGGCGCAGTAGTATGCCTGACTTTCTCGTCGGGCGACGAAACGCCTGGCACGGGAGACGCTCGGAGTTCCGAGCGCAGCCACGCGACCCCAAATCTTTGAGGAACTAGGCGACTCTATGGCGGACGACATTCTGATCGTCGACGACGAGGCCGATATCCGGCTGCTGATCCAAGGCATCCTCGAGGACGAGGGCTATAGCGTGCGCACGGCGGCGGAGTCGGATGCCGCGCTGGAAGCGATCCGGGCCCGCCGGCCCAACCTGCTTGTGCTCGATATCTGGCTCAACAACTCGCGGCTCGACGGTCTCGAGCTTCTGCGTGCCTTGCAGCGCGAGCAACCCGGCCTGCCGGTGGTGATGATCTCCGGACACGGCACCATCGAAACGGCGGTCGAGGCGATCAAGGACGGCGCCTACGATTTCATCGAAAAGCCGTTCAAGGCGGACCGACTGCTGCTGATCGTGCAGCGCGCGATCGAGGCCGCGCGCCTGCGGCAGGAGAACGCCGAGCTGCGTTTGCGCGGCAGTACGGAGAACGAACTGATCGGTCGTTGCAGTGCGATCCAGCAACTCCGCCAAGGCCTGATGCGGGTCGCGCCGACCGGCAGCCGCGTCTTGATCACCGGGCCGGCCGGCGCCGGCAAGGAAGTTGCGGCGCGTCAGCTTCACCAAAGTTCGAAGCGCGCGAACGGTCCCTTCGTGGTGCTGAACTGCGCCACCATGCACCCGGAGCGGATCGAGCAGGAGCTGTTCGGCGTCGAGACCGGATCCAACGGTCAGGACGGCGCCGGCAAGATCGGTACCTTCGAGCGCGCGCACGGCGGGACGCTGTTGCTCGACGAGGTCGCCGATATGCCCTTGGAGACCCAGGGCAAGATCGTCCGGGTTCTGCAGGATCAGTTCTTCACGCGCGTCGGCGGAAGCCGACACGTCGAAGTGGATGTGCGCGTGATCGCCGCGACCAACCGCGATCTTGGCGCCCTGATCGGCGATGGCCGTTTTCGCGAGGATCTTTTCTATCGGTTGAATGTCGTGCCGCTGCATGTTCCCTCCTTGCGCGAAAGACGCGACGACATACCGGCGCTGGTCGAGCATTTCCTGCAGCGGTCGGCGGACT
This genomic stretch from Algihabitans albus harbors:
- a CDS encoding sensor histidine kinase NtrY-like translates to MTVEADIKADQAADVPESSARPGRAQEALERSTASRLWRRFAAWAGRAKLEQRLAILLLIAAFAVGFITFAAMTRQIEALADPRDVLLLINLNLVLLLAFGVLIARRVAILWIAGRRNVAGARLHARLVGLFALVTATPTVIVAVFSVLLFDYGLQGWFSERVSTALRESMAVATSYLEEHGRAINADAVAMAAEVDRELATVGATPEQLNRFVANQAGLRSLSEAMVLTRDGQVLSRAGIPPALEYEPRLPPDWAMDYADRGEAVIVTTKNDDRVRALMALERLRGGYLVVERFVDPRVLAHMDQSATAVQLYQQLEGERNWMIVTFAMIFLVVALLLLMAAVWVGLSFADRLSAPIGRLIYAAERVGRGDLSARVDEPESEQSDEVGVLASSFNRMTSQLDRQRRELLNANRQLEERRRFIEAVLSGVSSGVISLDRDGRVMLPNRAACDLLQVDAEQLRGRKLANLSRDVRELLLRARRRPGRVHESQVVLPRQDGARTLFVRVMAERDAEGIIGYVVTFDDVSDLLSAQRKAAWADVARRIAHEIKNPLTPIQLSAERLKRKYLKQIDEDAETFGVLSDTIVRHVGDIGRMVDEFSSFARMPAPQMRETDLRGLLREAVVLQDSGNAEIDFGLDLPDRPILRALDAAQINRALTNILKNAVESVEARVAAEQEAGETPQPGRIAVKLGECEDGWSVTVVDNGRGLPRENRERLTEPYVTTREKGTGLGLAIVKKIMEDHGGSLRLADNPEGGGAVVCLTFSSGDETPGTGDARSSERSHATPNL
- the ntrX gene encoding nitrogen assimilation response regulator NtrX; translated protein: MADDILIVDDEADIRLLIQGILEDEGYSVRTAAESDAALEAIRARRPNLLVLDIWLNNSRLDGLELLRALQREQPGLPVVMISGHGTIETAVEAIKDGAYDFIEKPFKADRLLLIVQRAIEAARLRQENAELRLRGSTENELIGRCSAIQQLRQGLMRVAPTGSRVLITGPAGAGKEVAARQLHQSSKRANGPFVVLNCATMHPERIEQELFGVETGSNGQDGAGKIGTFERAHGGTLLLDEVADMPLETQGKIVRVLQDQFFTRVGGSRHVEVDVRVIAATNRDLGALIGDGRFREDLFYRLNVVPLHVPSLRERRDDIPALVEHFLQRSADSAGIAGRRLGDDAITALQTYEWPGNVRQLRNVIDWLLIMAPGAAEEPVRAEHLPPDVSSSAPPVLQGSGAAEIMALPLRQAREQFERQYLEAQVTRFGGNISRTAAFVGMERSALHRKLRSLGINSADR